From Loxodonta africana isolate mLoxAfr1 chromosome 2, mLoxAfr1.hap2, whole genome shotgun sequence, the proteins below share one genomic window:
- the LOC100659230 gene encoding olfactory receptor 2T2: MEAVIQNSTDFILLGLITDPLFPEFIFAVVLFIFVVAVTANVVMVLLIHIDSRLHSPMYFLLSQLSIMDTVYICITVPKMLQDLLSKEKNISFLGCAVQIFLYLTLIGGEFFLLGLMAYDRYVAVCNPLRYPVLMNRRICLFMVIGSWVGGSLDGFMLTPITMSFPFCGSREINHFFCEIPAVLKLSCMDTSLYETLMYSCCVLMLLIPITIISVSYTRILITVHRMNSAEGRRKAFATCSSHIMVVSIFYGAAFYTNVLPHSYHTPEKDKVVSAFYTILTPMLNPLIYSLRNKDVAAALRKVLGRWASSQRIREGDVSRKY, encoded by the coding sequence ATGGAGGCTGTTATTCAGAACTCCACTGACTTCATCCTTTTGGGCCTCATCACTGATCCCTTGTTCCCTGAGTTTATCTTTGCGGTGGTCCTCTTCATCTTTGTGGTGGCTGTAACAGCCAACGTGGTCATGGTTCTGCTTATTCACATAGATTCTCGCCTCCACTCACCCATGTACTTCTTGCTCAGCCAGCTCTCCATCATGGACACAGTCTACATCTGCATCACTGTCCCCAAGATGCTGCAAGACCTTCTGTCCAAGGAAAAGAACATCTCCTTCCTTGGCTGTGCAGTTCAGATATTTCTCTACCTGACATTGATTGGAGGGGAATTCTTCCTACTGGGCCTCATGGCCTATGACCGATATGTGGCTGTGTGCAACCCCCTCCGGTACCCTGTCCTCATGAACCGCAGGATTTGCTTGTTTATGGTAATAGGCTCCTGGGTTGGTGGCTCCTTGGATGGATTTATGCTGACCCCCATCACCATGAGTTTTCCCTTCTGTGGGTCCCgagaaatcaatcactttttttgtgaGATTCCAGCTGTGCTGAAGCTGTCGTGTATGGACACGTCCCTGTATGAGACTCTCATGTATTCTTGCTGTGTGTTGATGCTGCTCATCCCCATAACTATCATCTCTGTCTCCTACACACGGATTCTGATTACTGTCCATCGGATGAATTCTGCTGAGGGCCGGCGCAAAGCCTTTGCTACCTGTTCCTCCCATATTATGGTGGTGAGCATTTTCTACGGGGCAGCCTTCTACACCAATGTGCTACCCCATTCCTACCACACACCAGAGAAAGACAAGGTTGTGTCTGCCTTCTACACCATCCTCACTCCCATGCTCAATCCACTCATCTACAGTTTGaggaataaagatgtggcagcaGCTCTAAGAAAAGTGTTGGGGAGATGGGCCTCCTCACAAAGAATCAGGGAGGGAGATGTATCTAGGAAATACTAG